A DNA window from Drosophila virilis strain 15010-1051.87 chromosome 4, Dvir_AGI_RSII-ME, whole genome shotgun sequence contains the following coding sequences:
- the LOC6629154 gene encoding enoyl-CoA delta isomerase 1, mitochondrial produces MMRSKVLSLVPRATGVCRHMSTATKLTTVAVDDKTGIATLTMNRPPVNGLNLDLLRDLNQSIGEVEGNKSRGLILTSSNPTIFSAGLDILEMYKPDKDRIREFWTALQDVWLALYGSSVPTAAAINGHSPAGGCLLATSCEYRVMLPKFTIGLNETKLGIVAPKWFMSSFLSVLPRREAERALNQGRMFTTEEALSIGLIDEVAISKEQALDKCAQFIGTFAKVNPLARSLTKQQLRAVELQQLENERAQDLERFLFFVNQPSVQKGLGIYLESLKKKAKN; encoded by the exons atgaTGCGTTCAAAGGTCTTAAGTCTGGTGCCCCGTGCCACAGGTGTGTGCAGGCATATGTCCACTGCCACAAAGCTGACCACTGTGGCAGTTGATGATAAAACTGGCATCGCTACCCTCACAATGAACCGGCCGCCCGTAAATGGTCTCAACCTGGATTTGCTACGTGATCTAAATCAATCGATCGGGGAAGTAGAGGGCAACAAAAGTCGTGGCCTAATATTGACATCG tcAAATCCCACCATATTCTCCGCTGGTCTGGACATACTCGAAATGTATAAGCCAGACAAGGACAGAATTCGAGAATTTTGGACCGCTTTGCAGGACGTCTGGTTGGCCCTCTATGGCAGCAGTGtaccaacagcagctgccattAAC GGCCATTCCCCAGCAGGAGGCTGTTTATTGGCCACATCCTGCGAGTATCGCGTTATGCTGCCAAAATTCACAATTGGCCTGAACGAAACTAAACTTGGCATCGTCGCACCCAAATGGTTTATGTCATCCTTCCTAAGCGTTCTGCCCCGACGTGAAGCTGAGCGTGCGCTCAATCAGGGTCGCATGTTTACCACAGAGGAAGCACTGAGTATTGGCCTGATCGATGAAGTTGCCATTAGCAAGGAGCAAGCCTTGGACAAGTGTGCACAGTTTATTGGTACATTTGCCAAAGTTAATCCGCTAGCTCGTTCGCTAaccaagcagcagctgaggGCTGTTGAATTACAACAGTTGGAAAATGAACGTGCCCAGGATTTGGAAAGGTTTTTGTTCTTTGTAAACCAACCGTCTGTGCAAAAAGGATTGGGCATATATCTGGAAAGTCTAAAAAAGAAGGCCAAGAATTGA
- the LOC6629155 gene encoding enoyl-CoA delta isomerase 1, mitochondrial, protein MLRSQTKLMDMGRRQLPRLHRSMTKASNLTVVEMDDKTGIAMLTLNRPPVNSCNLELLQELHESIKQIECNKSRGLILTSSNDKVFSSGLDLNELYKPNQERLLAFWSTLQDLWLTLYQSSVPTAAAINGHALAVGCVLAAACEYRVMLPGFSIGIHATKFGYVVPPFIMMSYLSVLPRRIAERALLQGKLFTTEEALEVNLIDEVADSKSEALCKCAEFIGSFEKTQPEARALTKRQFRAPDVQLLINDPEGQLRESLEYINTPLFQQGLEEYLAKLKSKNRK, encoded by the exons ATGCTGCGTAGCCAAACAAAACTCATGGATATGGGCAGGCGCCAATTGCCTCGCCTGCACAGATCCATGACAAAAGCATCCAATCTCACCGTGGTGGAAATGGACGACAAGACGGGCATTGCGATGCTGACATTGAACCGACCACCTGTAAACAGTTGCAACTTGGAGCTGCTGCAGGAACTACACGAGTCCATTAAGCAGATCGAATGTAACAAAAGTCGTGGCCTAATACTGACATCG TCCAACGATAAAGTCTTCTCCTCCGGTCTGGATCTCAATGAATTGTACAAACCGAACCAAGAGCGTCTGCTGGCATTCTGGTCAACGCTGCAGGACCTGTGGCTAACTCTATACCAAAGCAGTGTTCCTACAGCAGCGGCCATCAAT GGTCACGCACTTGCCGTTGGTTGTGTGTTGGCTGCAGCTTGCGAGTACCGCGTCATGTTGCCGGGCTTTAGCATTGGCATCCATGCCACGAAATTTGGGTATGTGGTGCCACCGTTTATAATGATGTCCTATCTGAGCGTCTTGCCGCGTCGGATCGCTGAACGAGCGCTGCTGCAGGGCAAGCTCTTTACCACAGAAGAAGCATTAGAAGTGAATCTCATCGATGAAGTGGCCGATAGCAAGTCGGAAGCTCTCTGCAAATGTGCTGAATTCATTGGCAGCTTTGAGAAGACACAACCGGAGGCCAGAGCACTGACCAAGCGACAGTTTCGTGCGCCAGATGTGCAGCTTTTGATAAACGATCCGGAAGGTCAATTACGGGAATCcttagaatatataaatacgccATTGTTTCAGCAGGGCTTGGAAGAGTATCTTGCAAAGCTCAAGAGCAAGAACAGAAAGTGA